The nucleotide sequence TGTTAGATAATGAGTTCGAaacttatatataattaaatacgCAGCAATTTGGAAATGCACAAAAACTTACTTTACGTTTGGAGTTTTGGGGGTAGTTGCCAACGCGGTAGCTGCACCGAACGAATGTCCTATAACCGTAAAATTGTCGACATCTATTTTGCCAACTAAATCTTTCAAACGAAAttcgttatttttgttttctggaatATCGTCCAAAATATTCTTTGGTACTATCCcatcattgatttttttaaacgtgTCTATTAACTGCAAACACTCTGTTGATCGCACCTTTATCTGTTCTTTGCGTATTTTTAAGTGATCTCCTCCAAATGGAACGTGTTGAAATTCTACATGAGTCCTTTTATCATTCAATACGTTTTCTTTACTTTCATAATAGTAAGTATACGCACATGATTTATCCctacaaatattttctaaattcaaaatactaaaatatgtattactatatatataaaactcgaaaaaaaaacataaaagcTTCACATTATGTATCATATTAACGATCAACTCCGGTTTCGCAAGAATAGCAGAACATGTTTTGCTTGTCTTAGGGTCGCATCAGTTTGATGCGTCAAACATGTGGGTTATATTTAGAAAGTCGCCTTATCGCTGTGAGAAACGAGctagaatttatttttgcttgtattaattttttgcgATAATCCTAAAATAaccatttaatatttatatggTGTAAAGACGTGacgtgacaatttttttttagagaATGAGTAGATATAATAAGCTATTCTCAAAAGACGGATACATTACAtcctaaaatttttaatagaccTATTATCCCTCTATGAAAGCTCCCGGACGGTTCGAATTTTTGAGACTTATACCAATTAACGTCAGAGTTTAACCATTTCACATCAACCTTCACCAATTAGATTCTTTATTTAGAATGATGgcgaaaatatttgtaatatttaccAGAACCTCCTCATTTACTGTACCTAACAAGCTTTTTCAATACATACAAAACACAAAAGGAATAATTAAAACATACAATTAGTAGCCTTGAACTATTATATGCATTATATGCTAAATTTTGGTACACAAATAATTGTTGTAAATTTATTCCATTGTTTTCATACAGATACAATCGATCAATAAATCTCCAATCTGGTCAACAGAAAAAGtttcatttatcaatatttatagttttctcCAAGTATGATACAATGAATCCACACTTTTATGTCATCgttatagaaatattgaaaaaatgtcttCAGCGATGATGATGAATATTTCTATCCTAGGAGCATTTTTCCTACCTAAAGACAGTCAGTTGTATCTAGATCTGGCCTATATGGTCGGCACAGATGCATTTTCATCCGCACTTTATTCGAGTTTACTTTTGTTTTCAGCGTAACACACATATAAGAAAGTTTGTAATTTCTTTCTCCGGTAATTTACTGTAATAATCACTGTTAATCGTTTTTCCGTTGTATATCGCAAGCTATAAGCCATAATCATTAATGAGGtttgaaagattatttttattactattacatagaaattgataattgaaatcAGTTTTCTCTGTTAGTCAGTTTGGAGACATCGTCTTGGTTATAATTTGCAATCCATAATGATCCATCTAATATTATTAGATATGCTAATGATGATTAGACTTTATATGACGTGTGGGTGAATTTAAGATGAAACTGAGCCTCAATAATAAACACTTGCAGTCATTTTCTGAGTACCATCTTTCGGTGATTTGGGACCTTCTTCAAATAGGGATGCGGGTTGATCAAAATTGAGTAATCTTTATCATCCTTCATATTTTTACTCTAATTTAAGTCTTCTAGTTGAGAAATTCCTCGTCCTTagaacttttttactaattttttagtgcattttttacaaaaaaagcatATAGCGAGTTCGGgctttttgtatttaattcatgTAAAGCTGTAGATGTGTCGGCTCGAAAGAAGTTTTATgtgttataagaaaaaatttgataaaaataaccagAATGTTATTTTTCCCATACAACCAACGAATTTgcacattttttaatatcaacatATAACATCGATTTCATATATTAAAGACAAGCTACAACAAACATAAACACAAAAGTGAACCTTTTTTTATGAatcgtatttttcatttaataaacctattattacaaaaattatcaagaaataaattaataattaataaataaattttctctatttttcatggaaacttttataaattaagatttttgttaatatttactgattAGGTAAAGTTGGGTAAAGAACCGATGAGCAAATTGATTAATAAGAAGCCTGTCCGAAACGGATGTATGGGACACTGGCCTAAAGCTTATCTTTaaaaagcatatttttttatcgaaattataGTGCATTATTGATACTATAATGACAAATAATCAAGTTCTTGGATTTTTAAGTACATAAATTAAAATACCTGTGCTCTAAACAAGCTACTAGAAAACCATGTGATGCTAAATCGTagcatatttttgaataaatatctcGATGTCCTCCCAATCCATGGGAAAAAACtaaacatttcatattttcaatagttttaactttttctcCATATAAAACTGGTACCAGAGGATTACCTTGAATGTAAATTTGCATATTAGCTTACAAATATGAGACAAATATCGCAATCAATAATctaacgaaaaaaattacgtttaggcaattaaacaaaaattcctATTAATagcaatatatttaatatactttGATTCTAATTACACTTTcgcaacaaaaacaataatcttGAGGAGTGTAATGAATTCATTAGATATACTCgactatattcgaccgacaatgctctaccacagagagatctcaataaacgatttatttattttgatataggaatacgaacccttacgggacctagttgctgagatataggaagttcaaaattatgaatcgaaatcaaaaatttgccataaatcaagaacgcctttcaattttttttcaactttggtgaccaatatgctccttaataaagtaatattttgacaataacaaactttggaaaaatttaaccagtggcgcgctgtcagggttagttatCACTTTCATacccctattttttacgccattggagcaaattcttttttgaaatttatagtaaattgcctgattatttttagttagaaaactaataaccttttatggagctaaaatgaacggtgtgGTATGTTGTAGAAACAAAACTCTAAACAAAAGTTtgcaagcacgtaagtaattcacaaattaattaatcattcattcaatttcgaatatttattaagcgtaagtagttcaaaataaataaaaattattcataatctcaatttcaaacaaaaatgtattacaataataataaaattagcaatgaaaataaaaataataatagcacaACAAACTGTAGGTCGCTAACTTTAATACACTTATTACACAGTTTTGTCGTTGAAAAAAgtgtctttgagaataaatctggatgggattgaatgatttctgccgcagcttgaattctagctattagatCTTATTCAGATTCGATTATTGTTTCGTTCACCAAGGACTTCATATAGCCCCATATAAAAAATCTATAGGATTCAAGGCAGGTGTTCTTGAAGGCCAACAATTGAGTCCCCCCCGACCAAtctatttttctctaaaacgtctgtttaagtaatttcttgccgctagaacaaaataaactgaTACCCCATCGCGTTGAAACCTCATGTGTTGTCTAGTATTTAACGGCACATTCTCCAACAACTCATACAACATTTCTTCCAGAAACCGCGTATAAATTGCTCCATTTAATTAATTTGGTAAAATGTGAGGCCCGATTGAGCAATCTTGAACCATACCCACCTACAAATTAACCGAATCCCCTTTCACGAACAAAGTGCGGATTTTCTTCATCCCAAACGTGACTTTCTAGAGTTGAAAATTTCTTCGCTAGTAATTCTAGCCTTGTCTGTattcaacacatattttggaaaatttcgattttcacaacACATTTGTAAATACCAGTTCGAAAATTCCATACACTCCTGAAAATCTCTAGGTTCTAATGCTTGAACACTTGCCAATTTGTATGGATGTAACACTTGTTCTTTCAAAACTTTCCATACtgtagaatgaaaaaatatgacagATTATAGATTACtagattataatttagaaatattgagtaGTATTTAATTACATGCAGACTTTTGTTCAGAGGCAAATTTCTGCAACACTCTtaattttagctccataaaaggttattagctttttaacttaaaataatcaggcaatttaaaacaaaattaaaaaaaaagaatttgctccaatggcgtaaaaaatagggggataaaagtgacaactaacactggttattttgaaaaaaaaaatttaaaggcattCTTGATTTAcagcaaattttttaatttgatttgaaattttgaacactctGTATCTCAGCAAAAAGGCCCCGTAAGGATTCGTATTCCttcctatatcaaaattaatgatttattgaaatttctctGTGATAGAGCATTGTCGGTCGGATAtagggtaattatacactttcgcggtcacctggatttttggttaggttaggttaggttaggttaggttaggttggctctagaaaatcgaaaaatggatggattttaatgatcttggtctcaaaatgttccattttacggcggatttataaaaaaaatacgaaaattaaaaaaaataaatattttttacagtttcatgaaattaacttttttgatattttttatttttttaaaatattcatttttttatgtaaatttcgaaaaaaaatatacgaacttgattccacgacgtcagaaacagttacgaaggattatatgtagaaagtctttttttgcatttaaaatcatgaaactgtaaaaaatattttttttaattttcgtatttttttttataaatccgccgtaaaatggaacattttgagaccaagatcattaaaatccatccatttttcgattttctagagccaaaaaaccaggtgaccgcgaaagtgtataattaccggATATAGAAACACCTTGTAGGTATATGGATAttcttaaaattgaaatttatatttcagtATTATAATCGTTTCACTAATACCGGTTTCGATCTTACTTAGTAGTAGAGTGGACCattgtaaattattcaattatcgCCCCATACAGtcatcaataataaatttgtatcaCTATACAAAACACCTTGTTTACCATGACATTCAGTTGAAATTACTGAAAAGTGAGTTAAGGCTTATAATAGCTTTGTAATtcttacaacaaaataattatatcaaaacaatCTCAGAGGATATGACGAAATATAATgttaagaaatttttaattgactgagaggattttttcttaaaattaaaaatcagGATCGTCTTCATCTAAAAACCTAGAGCCAGGAATGTTTGGATCCGGAATTAGAATCAAGcgagtaaaaaatttttcaaaaagaatgtaaattattctataaagaggaattgtttttaaataaaggtTGTTTGATGCTTTTTGAGGAAATTATGACTCGTCAAAATCCTATGAAAGCCAATTACGATCGGtttcataatacatttaaaGAAAGCTATAAATTTAAAGTTTCCATCAAATGAAGTCGCGCGTTTCATAATTGCCATTTTAGCctaaatattcttttaatttgaactttAAGGAAAAATCAGAAATGTTTCACTTTAGCACATTGAAGTCAAATGCAAACATAGGCTATGTTTCAATGCTAAGCTCACCCAGGTCTCTTTTTAATaaggtttaaaaaataaaaggtttatGGGCATAATGGCTAGATATTGTGCTACATTAAGTTCGAGTTCAAGCTCATCCcaagattaaaaatatatcgacTATGTGGAAATATATAACAACTAGTATTTTTTCGAACGATTTCGAATTACTAAGCTCACATTTGCAgcattattaaataaaattcggGATGAATCGAATAGCCAATTTCCCGTTAACAATACTTATACAATCACCAGGCGGCGAAGGCGCAGAAATTTTACGGAAAGGCTTTTTTGCATTAAACCTACAAATTATGTCCGATGTTCAGCTTCGTATTCGTAACATTAGGTTTATTCTTGGTAGCTACACTGACAGAACTAGTTCAGGAAGTATATACTAAAGCATTATTTGCAGCAGAACTAGCGCTAGTGTCTCTGTTCTTAGTAGTGCTgggtctagagtcagttcagTCAGTACAGTGCAAGACAGTGCAATAAGTGTAATCTTGAAACGGTGGCATTACATGTTAGTCATCGgaagaatgtaaaatatcaaaaagtactaaatcgttttctattattgttaattCTACAAGGtctgaatcacatcaaataacttcaaataaaacgatcgaactaattatataCACTCATGAACTAGCCTAGGTCCAGTTCAGTACagttccagtgcagctaccaagagcAAACCTATTGTAGCTTGTTGGTCAGGTTCCGTTCACGACCAgacaatatttaataacaatgCTTTGATATGACAGTTTGAGAAAGGACATTTTGAAATACATCTTTTAGTGGTTGACAGCTTATGTACCTCTTGACAAAATTGGAATACGTGAATACAAACACTGAAAACTCATACAATGAATCTATATAAGAACAAGGACGTCGTAGAAATAAAAATGGTGCAGCATCATGTGAAAcctttaataattaaaaatgataaaaataatcattgaatcgaataagtgaaataaaaaattgaatttaagaATACAAAACACAACGGCTCGACAGCGGAGATTAAACCAAATGAAATGTtatctacaaaataaaacaCTCTTCAACACTCACTTCTacgtttcattttgtttcttcttgtaACGACACATTGGAAaagtaaaaagtattttcaaccTCCTTTTAACGACTTGAAGAAGCCTTTATTTGAGAGACCGTTACAAATCGATTATAGGACCACTTCACTTTAACAACGAAAGGACCCTTTAATCTAAAGGAACCTTGAGTTAAAGTGTCAGTTTAACGAgtaataaattctaattttaattgCATTAGTTATTTTCATGAGTATAGTTACTTACCGTTCCACCAAAATACTAGGCGTAATATATAGAAAGGAATTTTCAACACTTTTGAGTAACCCAATAAAGTGTTAATATCTGTTGGGATCCAATGATATCTTTTTTTCGAATGCAACTGaaacatttacaaaaataagtttatataaagttatattttttatgtaatataagaagaagaagaagatatggTTTAAAGCGCATTACTGGAAACTTTTTGTATTGACTATGGAGGGTAAAGAGATGAAGAGTTATCTGTTATTAGGGAAATCTCGAAAAAGTATCaagctatatatgataaataagaAGTTCAAAAATCTTTCATCTTACATCTTTCATCTTTCTTACACTAACCAGTGCAGatgtaaaaaatgtaatttcctTTCTGACTCGAGCAGtccattattgaaaatttcaacaactgACGTTTTACTAAATAATGGAgtaaatataatctaaaaaaaattcaccCAGATGCTATGTGGTGCCACCCTTATTTAATGAGTTTAGCTGGACATTTGTCTTATACACAAATTGTTCTCCTTCTCTCTACCTTTCATAGTATTGacaaacatatataaatttattaaaatatatgaaaattttttgtctatAATAATTGGAATTTAGATTTTCATACACTGCAGAAgccattaaaaatttgaataattcataGATACATAAGtggaattatatattttgttccaaTTGTTtcggtcttttttatcattaatagtttcctcacttttatttatatcacaATATGTTTTTACTTGTCGctgtttttgataatattctttgaaatcaattttagtttcatatttactaaaataatttgataactAGTACGGTGAAGATATAATAATGTTCTGTGTTTGTTGGGCTGTTTATATtaagtatttgaattttttcaactttctttATTCGTCAAATGTCgcattttatttcttctagaTAATAATATTCTAGCTTAAGTTTCTGCTGTTTCAATAACTGTGTATCTAAATTCGGACACACAGTATCTATCAGGTTAAATATCTTGAGGGACAAATTAATACTGTATTTTactattgattttatttcattattttgtgtCATCTCGATTGTAGactaaaatttcatataacgagaaataaatattttcgatttcatATGagtgcaatcatctacataatGTGGTTGATTGAGTCATAATTCAGTAATCACAGTTTTTTCATaacatgaaaaaatcaaaaatttgtaatatacaTATTTCGCCTACCTCGGCATCTTTTGGAGCGTCAGTTGGATAATATAATCTGAAAAAGAGACCATTCTTCTCATAATCCAGCATTATATCTGAGCATCCTGGGACAAAGGGTCCTAAAAGtataatgtatattttaaattaggATATACGGTTCAATTATATGAACCATCTAATGCCCctttgaaaaattgagatttatttattatgttattattctaaaatttaaaactttttatgagTCCGTCCCTGTTGATTTAACTAAACTACCCGTTTTTCGGTTGAAGTTTTCCAGAAGAAGAAAGTTTGGACGGCTAACTTCATTTCGTCGGTGTAGTAAacattgaatttattaaattgtatAATGTGAATTAGAAATGGAAACTTAACCTGTTTGTGTTGATGAATGTGAATGGatatttctggaaaaaaatatctgtaatCAGTAAACTTACCATTTGCAGGAGGTAAGATCCTAGACATCTTGTTAAATCACTTctcgaataaataaatttaatttgttcaatttagttttaattcttGCAATTAATGGCGCGAGAAGTGTAACTATTGCAAAACTGGTTTGACCCCtatggatatttttttgttactaaGGAGGTCATAAGTGCCATCGTAATTTTCATGTACAATTAAAGTAATCTCTTTGCTATGATTGGTTAAAAAGCTCCCCATACATCTAAATTATCAATTGTATTACTGgctcaaatgaatatttataaatgaccacacgtttttgttttttttagttgTCCCCAGATATAACTTAATAATTATTCTTTAATCATATCGATTGGATTTATATGATTTCCTAgcaaaatgtataattaaataattatttgcacTGTTTTGGGGCGAAGAATTAATTATTCTGGAAAAAGGTCATTGTACTTCtcattttttgataactttttgATACAATACATAGAAAATTAAATCATCATACAAATatcatttaacattttcaatattgtccaaagaaaataaaacagtaaaatgAGGTTAGAGatgagttaattttttttaattgatgaaaaaacaaatttatattatctAGGGATATTACATTTACCTATTTTTCTAAAACCAGTTACTTTGGATAATAAACAacattaataaatttcataataagcTGAATAAAAGGAATGTATTAAGAGCATGATTCAGTACTTAATTTGTCTTAAACAGTTTTGTCTTGAACATTAATATTATACctctaatttcatttttagaactatgaataacatcaattaaataaataatctacTTGTTACAGTTTTAGAGTGTTAGGAAATGGATTTCCaatcaattattcattatatttttgaataaatcctttataagaaatagaaaatgtataaaaactaTTTAGCTGTGTGGGTATTGACAAACTAATACAAATTAAATGAATAGTAGATTAATTAAAgttcataacaaaaaaaatttccttttatgGATAGAACATTCTAATGAAATATACctattttgaacattttcgtCATTTACTGATAAGtacttttaaatttcatttgaattaatatttctgAATATAAATTGAGTATATAGTTACTACTCATACCAGACAGGCTAATGCTGAGATAAATACTAAgaagtaaaaatttttgatattttaaacaatcatgtattatttttattaacacaTTAAAAGATTATCACATTCcataatttccaattattctAGTGCAACGTCAAACAGAACAGTCATGGAGGGTATTATGACAACAGTAGGTGGTCAGAAAAGACCAGCAGCAGCTATAGATCCATCACcaactaaaaaaacaaatttcgttgGACTGTCTCCAATGCGAGAATTGACAAATGTGAAAACCCCAACAGATAGACCTTTTAGAGTATCTATAGAAGGAAATATTGGTGCAGGAAAATCAACACTTATTAAATACTTTCAGAATATGCCTGGAATTGAAACTTATTTAGtgagatatttttgtatttacacaactcattattttgttcaaattgaagaaaaaaacttccTTCATGATTTATgctaaaaaatattctgttttcaGGAACCTCTTGAATGGTGGAGAAATCTTAATGGTCATAATCTGCTTGCTTTAATGTATTCTGATGTGCATGAATGGTTGCGAGTGTTTCAGAATTATGTTCAATTTACTCGATTACAAATTCAAACTTCTAAACCATCTTCACCATCCACTACAGTTCAGATGTTTGAACGATCCATACAAAATAATAGGTATTGTTTCATGGAACAAGCTTACAGAAGTGGACTGATACATGGTGCAGATTATGCAGTTCTGGATCAGTGGTATAGGTGGTTGAAATGCAATGAAGATATAGCTTTGGATTTGATAGGTTAGATTTTTGTTGTAGCCCATATATACATTaaacaatttatgaattttttataaatgcttttttcaaagtCTCATGATTTCTGTTTTGTTCATATTTCTTCAGTTCACATAGTAAATAATgcaatttttagtttatttaagGAGTACTCCTGAAAAGGTATTTGAGAGAGTCAAAGCTCGAAAAAGACCAGAGGAAAATGGGCTTTCTTTACAATACCTTAAAGAATTACATGAAAGTCATGAGAGGTGGCTGATGTCAGATGATGAAAGATTTAATACAATACCTGTATTAGTTCTAGATGCTGATAAAACTTTGGACCAAGTAATtgaacaatataaacaaaatgagCACAAAATAATGGGTGGGTTACcattgtttgtttattaatgtGTGTTTTCTATGTCAAGATTAcatctaatgaaaaaaatctaatttctaAGGACAAAGTCCTCCTCATGTCATCTGTTTGTTCATAAACTTTAATTAACAGATTTTCATGTAATTTTCTCCAGTAGATAATAGACTTATTAATGTGGAAGGTATTGGTGTAGGTTTTGAtaagtttttgtataaattgaGTGAAATATCTATAAGAGGGTAtttgaagtgaaaaatattaatataatattgatttttttaattgctgAAAGTCTCAATAATTCCTAAAACtaacattttttgttgaaaatttgataattttaataaaagaaattcattaaatttaaacatatatattttaaagataGCTTACTGTATTGATTCCAAGTTTAGGTCAATTATTATTGCAATAACACTTTCTCAGGTGTAAGTCGTCGACATGTGGAAATGTAGatgtagaaaattaaatttgcaGCAAGGTACAAATCATAACTTCTCAGTCTCCACTTCATGTAACTGCTACCAAAGGCAAAATTTGTAGCTTCaattaaatacttttcattgaGTTGTTTACATCATACATGGCTCAAATCATTCTGTTCAGTATTCTTTAGTAACAGTTTCAATGGCTAATTGAAGATAATTgtcatctttttttattttaggtcaTGACAAACGCAAGAAGTTCAAAGTGGAAGATGTTGATAAGAATAAAGTAAAGAAAACACTGTTTTAATAACAGAAATGTATGGTTAACGA is from Diorhabda sublineata isolate icDioSubl1.1 chromosome 1, icDioSubl1.1, whole genome shotgun sequence and encodes:
- the LOC130452484 gene encoding platelet-activating factor acetylhydrolase-like isoform X2; this encodes MSRILPPANGPFVPGCSDIMLDYEKNGLFFRLYYPTDAPKDAELHSKKRYHWIPTDINTLLGYSKVLKIPFYILRLVFWWNGNPLVPVLYGEKVKTIENMKCLVFSHGLGGHRDIYSKICYDLASHGFLVACLEHRDKSCAYTYYYESKENVLNDKRTHVEFQHVPFGGDHLKIRKEQIKVRSTECLQLIDTFKKINDGIVPKNILDDIPENKNNEFRLKDLVGKIDVDNFTVIGHSFGAATALATTPKTPNVKQCIALDPWMYPIKDDNLDQKIDKPLLFINTQTFHIKTNVNAMTKFITKDKLEMYTIR
- the LOC130452484 gene encoding platelet-activating factor acetylhydrolase-like isoform X1, with product MSRILPPANGPFVPGCSDIMLDYEKNGLFFRLYYPTDAPKDAELHSKKRYHWIPTDINTLLGYSKVLKIPFYILRLVFWWNGNPLVPVLYGEKVKTIENMKCLVFSHGLGGHRDIYSKICYDLASHGFLVACLEHRDKSCAYTYYYESKENVLNDKRTHVEFQHVPFGGDHLKIRKEQIKVRSTECLQLIDTFKKINDGIVPKNILDDIPENKNNEFRLKDLVGKIDVDNFTVIGHSFGAATALATTPKTPNVKQCIALDPWMYPIKDDNLDQKIDKPLLFINTQTFHIKTNVNAMTKFITKDKLEMYTIRQTTHENQTDSPLIVGYWLNIFMKKLDPVEAININNALIIKFLHKYIGLPNNIEKYEEILTISKKNFEEGLTKAWC
- the LOC130452485 gene encoding deoxynucleoside kinase-like; this encodes MNVNGYFWKKISVISKLTICRSATSNRTVMEGIMTTVGGQKRPAAAIDPSPTKKTNFVGLSPMRELTNVKTPTDRPFRVSIEGNIGAGKSTLIKYFQNMPGIETYLEPLEWWRNLNGHNLLALMYSDVHEWLRVFQNYVQFTRLQIQTSKPSSPSTTVQMFERSIQNNRYCFMEQAYRSGLIHGADYAVLDQWYRWLKCNEDIALDLIVYLRSTPEKVFERVKARKRPEENGLSLQYLKELHESHERWLMSDDERFNTIPVLVLDADKTLDQVIEQYKQNEHKIMGHDKRKKFKVEDVDKNKVKKTLF